A stretch of Bradyrhizobium sp. CCBAU 53338 DNA encodes these proteins:
- a CDS encoding Spy/CpxP family protein refolding chaperone, with product MLRPSAGIAVMVLACMLAGAALGKGGHGGGGHGGGHGGGHHGGGHGGGHHGGGHGGGHAHGGGHHGGPRFAVGARHGGPNFGQIRNAAVRPANFRNALNPRSSAFRNGRLISNPAARAQIAAAAALAGWHGASSGWWQHAGGGYGWVGPLFWPFAYNDLYDYTIWGDGLGFWGYGFQDIYAGLFGPYGYDGLSAYLPPRPQGRRQARGVALDQLCGSDRREIVGLPIDQIAAAVQPTDAQGASLDELGNASTDAAGMIRASCPTQVAATAPGRLAAMQLRIEAMEKAVDLVQPALDKFYDSLTDEQKARFNALADDQRRATASGNAGASLVQNCGAPAALDWPGADIEARLRPDDTQRAALQVLQDTSAKVGASLKAACQPGDVMTPPARMAAVRKRLDVMLDGVKSVRAALEDFYGTLSDEQKAQFEAIGPRRTS from the coding sequence ATGTTGCGACCGAGTGCTGGAATCGCCGTGATGGTGCTCGCCTGCATGTTGGCGGGTGCTGCTCTTGGCAAAGGTGGACACGGTGGCGGCGGTCACGGTGGCGGGCACGGCGGTGGTCATCACGGTGGCGGGCATGGCGGTGGCCATCATGGTGGCGGGCATGGCGGTGGGCATGCGCATGGCGGCGGGCATCATGGCGGGCCTCGCTTTGCGGTCGGCGCTCGACATGGCGGTCCGAACTTCGGTCAGATCCGCAATGCGGCCGTCCGCCCGGCGAATTTCCGCAACGCGCTCAATCCGCGTTCCAGTGCCTTCCGCAACGGTCGCCTGATCAGCAATCCCGCGGCGCGCGCCCAGATCGCAGCGGCGGCAGCACTCGCCGGCTGGCATGGTGCGAGCAGCGGATGGTGGCAACATGCAGGAGGCGGTTACGGCTGGGTCGGACCGCTATTCTGGCCGTTCGCCTACAATGACCTCTACGACTACACGATCTGGGGCGACGGGCTCGGCTTCTGGGGCTACGGCTTTCAGGACATCTATGCCGGCCTGTTCGGGCCCTATGGCTATGATGGTTTGTCGGCCTATCTGCCGCCGCGACCGCAGGGACGTCGGCAAGCGCGCGGCGTTGCGCTGGATCAGCTTTGCGGCAGTGATCGCCGCGAGATCGTCGGTCTGCCGATCGACCAGATTGCCGCCGCGGTGCAGCCGACCGACGCGCAGGGTGCAAGCCTCGACGAACTCGGCAATGCCTCGACCGATGCGGCCGGGATGATCCGCGCTTCCTGTCCGACGCAAGTCGCGGCGACGGCGCCCGGCCGGCTGGCGGCGATGCAGCTGCGCATCGAGGCGATGGAGAAGGCCGTCGATCTCGTTCAACCGGCCCTCGATAAATTCTATGACTCACTCACCGACGAGCAGAAGGCGCGCTTCAATGCGCTGGCCGACGACCAGCGGCGCGCGACGGCTTCGGGCAACGCCGGGGCGTCGCTGGTCCAGAACTGCGGTGCGCCCGCTGCGCTCGACTGGCCCGGCGCCGACATCGAGGCGAGGCTTCGTCCCGACGATACCCAGCGCGCAGCGCTGCAAGTGCTTCAGGATACCAGCGCCAAGGTCGGCGCATCGCTGAAGGCGGCGTGTCAGCCGGGCGACGTAATGACGCCGCCGGCGCGCATGGCCGCGGTCCGCAAGCGGCTCGATGTCATGCTCGACGGCGTCAAGTCGGTTCGCGCGGCGCTGGAGGATTTCTACGGCACGCTGAGCGACGAGCAGAAGGCGCAGTTCGAGGCCATTGGACCGCGTCGAACATCCTGA
- a CDS encoding FAD-binding oxidoreductase — MGTTITNNPPRPAPKALASALEQLAARFGNRLITSQAVREQHGHTTTWIVNQPPDGVVMAQETADIQDVVRICAKNGVPVIAFGTGTSLEGQVNAPAGGISIDLRDMNKVLAVHAEDLDCVIQPGVTRKALNEHLRDQGLFFPIDPGADASLGGMASTRASGTNAVRYGTMRDSVLALKVVRGDGEIITTGTRAKKSSAGYDLTHLFVGAEGTLGIISELTIRLRGIPDTIAAGAVSFETVHGACQAVILAIQTGIPVARIELLNAAQVKACNAYSKLTLPETPLLLMEFHGSEIEVGEQSKAFGEIARECGGGDFSWTTKPEDRTKLWQARHDAYWSVKALRPGDSIGVVATDVCVPISRLADCVSETEEDLKRLNLLSPIVGHVGDGNFHCSLVCDTNDPAEMARGEEFMHRLVERAQAMDGTCTGEHGIGQGKQKYLKAELGPEALDAMRALKKALDPQNIFNPGKIVPEA; from the coding sequence CAATAATCCGCCGCGGCCGGCGCCGAAAGCCCTCGCAAGCGCGCTGGAGCAGCTTGCCGCACGCTTCGGCAACCGTCTCATCACGTCGCAGGCCGTCCGCGAGCAGCACGGCCATACCACCACCTGGATCGTCAACCAGCCGCCTGATGGTGTGGTGATGGCGCAGGAGACTGCCGACATCCAGGACGTGGTGCGGATCTGCGCGAAAAACGGCGTACCCGTCATCGCGTTCGGTACCGGCACCTCGCTCGAAGGCCAGGTCAACGCGCCCGCAGGCGGTATCTCGATCGATTTGCGCGATATGAACAAGGTGCTCGCGGTACATGCCGAGGACCTCGACTGCGTGATCCAGCCCGGCGTCACCCGCAAGGCGCTCAATGAGCATCTGCGCGACCAGGGCCTGTTCTTTCCGATCGATCCCGGCGCCGACGCCTCGCTCGGCGGCATGGCCTCGACTCGCGCCTCCGGCACCAACGCGGTGCGTTACGGCACCATGCGCGACAGCGTGCTCGCTTTGAAGGTTGTTCGCGGCGACGGCGAGATCATCACCACAGGCACGCGCGCTAAGAAATCGTCGGCCGGATACGACCTGACGCATCTGTTTGTCGGCGCTGAAGGTACGCTCGGCATCATTTCGGAGTTGACCATTCGACTCCGCGGCATCCCTGACACGATCGCGGCCGGCGCGGTGTCGTTCGAGACCGTGCATGGCGCCTGTCAGGCGGTGATCCTGGCGATCCAGACGGGCATTCCCGTGGCGCGAATCGAACTGCTCAACGCTGCGCAGGTGAAGGCCTGCAACGCCTATTCGAAGCTGACGCTGCCGGAGACGCCGCTCTTGCTGATGGAATTCCACGGCAGCGAGATCGAGGTCGGCGAGCAGTCCAAGGCGTTCGGCGAGATCGCCAGGGAGTGCGGTGGCGGTGATTTCTCCTGGACCACCAAGCCGGAGGACCGCACGAAACTTTGGCAGGCGCGGCACGATGCGTACTGGTCCGTCAAGGCGTTGCGGCCCGGCGACAGCATCGGCGTGGTCGCGACCGACGTGTGCGTGCCGATCTCGCGCCTTGCCGATTGCGTCAGCGAGACCGAGGAAGATCTCAAGCGGCTCAATTTGTTGTCGCCGATCGTCGGTCATGTCGGCGACGGCAATTTCCACTGCTCGCTGGTGTGCGACACCAACGACCCTGCCGAGATGGCGCGCGGCGAGGAGTTCATGCATCGCCTCGTCGAGCGCGCGCAGGCGATGGACGGAACCTGCACCGGCGAGCACGGCATCGGTCAGGGCAAGCAGAAATACCTCAAGGCCGAGCTTGGTCCCGAGGCGCTGGATGCGATGCGTGCGCTGAAAAAGGCGCTCGATCCGCAAAACATCTTCAACCCCGGCAAGATCGTGCCTGAGGCGTAG